Proteins encoded by one window of Acidipropionibacterium virtanenii:
- a CDS encoding sulfite exporter TauE/SafE family protein, whose translation MDALQIVAMILAGAGAGLINTVVGSGSLISYPVMVMFGLPPVSANIANTVGLVPGSIAGSWGYRRELSALRPLLLRLGVVAVVGALIGAFLLTRLPSSVFSVVVPFLILFAALLVAFQPRIAAAMKPVEGTRWRPLLIVVLLASIYGGYFSAAQGIILLGVLGLCLKAGLQEQNGLKNLLQTLVNLVAAVFFIVSGGIAWNYAGCIAVGSVVGALAGAWVARRLPAKYFRAFIVVFGVAMAIYMGWRAFS comes from the coding sequence ATGGATGCTCTCCAGATCGTGGCGATGATCCTGGCCGGTGCCGGAGCGGGGCTGATCAACACCGTCGTCGGCTCCGGGTCGCTCATCAGCTACCCGGTGATGGTGATGTTCGGCCTGCCGCCGGTGAGCGCCAATATCGCCAACACCGTCGGCCTGGTGCCCGGTTCCATCGCCGGCTCGTGGGGGTACCGGCGGGAGCTGTCGGCGCTGCGTCCCCTGCTGCTGCGGCTGGGGGTGGTGGCGGTGGTCGGGGCGCTCATCGGTGCCTTCCTGCTCACCCGGCTGCCCTCGTCGGTGTTCTCGGTGGTGGTGCCGTTCCTCATTCTGTTCGCCGCCCTGCTGGTGGCCTTCCAGCCGCGCATCGCCGCCGCCATGAAACCGGTGGAGGGCACCCGGTGGCGCCCGCTGCTGATCGTCGTGCTGCTCGCCAGCATCTACGGCGGCTACTTCTCGGCCGCCCAGGGAATCATCCTGCTGGGGGTGCTCGGGCTGTGTCTGAAGGCCGGCCTGCAGGAGCAGAACGGGCTGAAGAACCTGCTCCAGACCCTGGTCAACCTCGTCGCGGCGGTGTTCTTCATCGTCTCCGGCGGTATCGCATGGAACTACGCGGGATGCATCGCGGTGGGCTCGGTGGTGGGCGCCCTGGCGGGAGCGTGGGTGGCCAGGCGCCTCCCGGCGAAGTACTTCCGGGCCTTCATCGTCGTCTTCGGCGTGGCCATGGCGATCTACATGGGCTGGCGGGCCTTCTCCTGA
- a CDS encoding GntR family transcriptional regulator, with protein MDSLRDRVVAQLREMILSNELPPGTRLRERTLSERLGVSRVPVREALMALESDLLVAPARRSDGSPAAGLQVTRFDRRDVAELFDAREALEPLVARLAAEHRSDEQLAGLREHLDRARRAASSGDDRAGALANAGFHDLLVEASGSVLLVGLMAPLQTRIERLFRRTIVGRAPELADDHARMVDALVDHDVATAGLLAHLHVTSTRESSLELFDDWYTNEVSSGGGSVSGAASASAEASRNEESR; from the coding sequence ATGGACAGTCTTCGTGACAGGGTCGTCGCGCAACTTCGCGAGATGATCCTCAGCAATGAGCTCCCGCCGGGGACGAGGCTGCGCGAGCGCACCCTCTCGGAACGGCTGGGGGTCTCGCGGGTGCCGGTGCGCGAGGCGCTGATGGCTCTGGAGTCCGATCTGCTGGTCGCCCCGGCCCGCCGCTCCGACGGCTCTCCCGCCGCCGGGCTGCAGGTCACCCGGTTCGACCGGCGCGACGTCGCCGAGCTCTTCGATGCCCGCGAGGCCCTGGAGCCGCTGGTCGCGAGACTGGCCGCCGAACATCGTAGCGATGAACAGCTGGCGGGGCTGCGCGAGCACCTGGACCGGGCCCGGCGGGCCGCCTCGAGCGGGGACGACCGGGCGGGGGCGCTGGCCAACGCCGGATTCCACGATCTTCTGGTGGAGGCCTCCGGATCCGTCCTGCTGGTGGGTCTCATGGCGCCTCTGCAGACCAGGATCGAGAGACTCTTCCGGCGCACCATCGTCGGGCGGGCCCCCGAGCTGGCCGACGACCATGCCCGGATGGTCGACGCCCTGGTGGATCATGACGTCGCCACGGCAGGACTTCTGGCCCATCTCCATGTCACCTCGACCCGCGAGTCGAGCCTCGAACTCTTCGACGACTGGTATACCAATGAGGTGTCATCGGGTGGTGGCAGTGTCAGTGGCGCGGCAAGTGCCAGTGCCGAGGCGTCGAGGAATGAGGAGTCCCGCTGA
- the fdrA gene encoding acyl-CoA synthetase FdrA, with amino-acid sequence MLTTIVQRNHYQDSVALMVLSRAVSELPGVTKASAMMGTPANRAILADTGFNSSELATATPADLVIGIDAVDPQSCTDAAARADELLAEQGSAVSGTGTPQVHSLARARTLLPDANLALVSVPGVHAAAEARRLLEAGLNVMLFSDNVTLDDEVALKSRAEELGLLLMGPDCGTAAFAGVPLAFGNLCAPGSIGVIGASGTGTQEVMTQVDRLGAGISHAIGLGGRDLSAPVGGRAAVAALRALDADPATDVIVLVSKPPAPEIRARIEQVAQELSKPVVTNVVDGGSPAGPGGSGRDSGRRGNITAAPTLADAAARAVELAGVASFTPPKPDGPGDPDGPGDPDGPGDVALVGLFTGGTLADEAGVIVRHELGLDVALNSTGPGVVLDAGGHRIIDLGDDVFTRGRPHPMIDPALRAEEIVRALADPATAVLLLDVVIGHGSAPDPAGAIAGPIREGLEHAAAQGRDVRVVASVCGTARDEQGLDAQIATLTDAGVRVLGSNAAAARHAAALIRRARDRRRIPTPSPVPPRIAGLLAGPKVVNVGLAGFAEDLAGLDVSVVQWSWAPPAGGDPRLARIVERLLAH; translated from the coding sequence ATGCTCACCACCATCGTCCAGCGGAACCACTACCAGGACTCGGTCGCCCTGATGGTGCTCAGCCGCGCCGTCTCCGAGCTGCCCGGCGTCACCAAGGCGTCGGCGATGATGGGCACCCCGGCCAACCGGGCGATCCTCGCCGACACCGGCTTCAACTCCTCCGAGCTGGCCACCGCCACCCCCGCCGACCTGGTGATCGGCATCGACGCCGTCGACCCGCAGAGCTGTACCGACGCCGCGGCACGGGCCGACGAACTGCTCGCCGAGCAGGGCTCGGCGGTCTCCGGCACCGGTACCCCGCAGGTCCACAGCCTGGCCCGGGCCCGCACCCTGCTGCCCGACGCCAACCTCGCGCTGGTCTCGGTGCCGGGCGTCCACGCCGCCGCCGAGGCGCGCCGTCTCCTGGAGGCCGGGCTGAACGTCATGCTCTTCAGCGACAACGTCACCCTCGACGACGAGGTCGCACTGAAGTCCCGCGCCGAGGAGCTCGGCCTGCTGCTGATGGGCCCCGACTGCGGCACCGCGGCCTTCGCCGGCGTCCCGCTGGCCTTCGGCAACCTGTGCGCGCCCGGATCGATCGGCGTGATCGGCGCCTCGGGCACCGGCACCCAGGAGGTGATGACCCAGGTGGACCGGCTGGGCGCCGGCATCAGCCATGCCATCGGCCTGGGCGGACGCGACCTGTCGGCGCCGGTGGGCGGACGGGCGGCCGTGGCGGCGCTGCGGGCCCTGGACGCCGATCCGGCCACCGACGTCATCGTCCTGGTGAGCAAGCCTCCGGCGCCCGAGATTCGCGCACGCATCGAGCAGGTGGCGCAGGAGCTGTCGAAGCCGGTGGTGACGAACGTCGTCGACGGCGGATCCCCGGCCGGCCCCGGCGGCTCCGGCCGCGACTCCGGGCGCCGTGGCAACATCACCGCCGCCCCGACCCTGGCCGACGCCGCCGCCCGGGCCGTCGAACTGGCCGGAGTGGCCTCCTTCACCCCGCCGAAGCCTGATGGCCCTGGTGATCCTGATGGCCCTGGTGATCCTGATGGCCCCGGTGACGTCGCCCTGGTGGGCCTGTTCACCGGCGGCACCCTGGCCGACGAGGCCGGCGTCATCGTCCGCCACGAGCTCGGCCTGGACGTCGCGCTCAACAGCACCGGCCCCGGCGTGGTGCTCGATGCCGGGGGCCACCGGATCATCGATCTGGGCGACGACGTCTTCACCCGGGGCCGTCCCCATCCGATGATCGATCCCGCGCTGCGCGCCGAGGAGATCGTGCGGGCCCTGGCCGATCCGGCCACCGCGGTGCTGCTGCTCGACGTCGTCATCGGCCACGGCTCGGCCCCCGACCCGGCCGGGGCGATCGCCGGGCCGATCCGCGAGGGTCTGGAACACGCCGCCGCGCAGGGGCGCGATGTCCGCGTCGTCGCCTCGGTGTGCGGCACCGCCCGCGACGAGCAGGGCCTCGACGCGCAGATCGCGACCCTGACCGACGCCGGGGTCAGGGTGCTCGGCAGCAATGCCGCGGCCGCCCGGCACGCCGCCGCGCTCATCCGCCGCGCCCGGGACCGGCGCCGGATCCCCACCCCCTCGCCCGTCCCGCCGCGGATCGCCGGCCTGCTGGCCGGCCCGAAGGTCGTCAATGTCGGGCTGGCCGGATTCGCCGAGGACCTGGCGGGCCTGGACGTCTCCGTGGTCCAGTGGTCCTGGGCTCCCCCGGCCGGCGGCGACCCGCGCTTGGCCCGCATCGTCGAACGTCTCCTCGCCCACTGA
- a CDS encoding DUF1116 domain-containing protein: MNPPEQLTDISRTIDDFDSITDANKAVVDVMTAGQPVLVDVAQAHTLVPELATDEKVLLHAGPPIDVEQMPETIQGACIGAVLFEGWADDEETARRVLAEQVRLIPCHDVGAVGPMGGITSAHMALMKVVNTTYGNVSYSTLNEGIGKVLRFGGYDAEVIERLAWMRDVLGPALSRALALAGSGSDGSGRAGYPLTPVMARALTMGDEMHQRNIAASALFARDMAPLLVRTGLPAATVAEVSDFLARTDQFFLNVAMAAAKACADPARQVRAGSVVTAMCRNGHEFGIRVSGLGDRWFTAPVNTPSGLFFTGYDQSQAAPDMGDSAIMETFGLGGMSIVAAPGVTPFLGAGGFAEALATTEEMAEVVTAHNPNMPIPTWNFQGAPTGIDIRLVVQTGITPIINSGIASKHPGVGQIGAGTVRAPMGCFTSALEALAEVYGVDVS, translated from the coding sequence ATGAATCCCCCCGAGCAACTCACCGACATCTCCCGCACCATCGACGACTTCGACTCGATCACCGACGCCAACAAGGCCGTCGTCGACGTCATGACCGCCGGCCAGCCCGTCCTGGTCGACGTCGCGCAGGCGCACACGCTGGTCCCCGAGCTCGCCACCGACGAGAAGGTGCTGCTGCACGCCGGGCCTCCGATCGACGTCGAGCAGATGCCCGAGACCATCCAAGGGGCGTGCATCGGCGCCGTCCTGTTCGAGGGCTGGGCCGATGACGAGGAGACCGCCCGCCGGGTCCTCGCCGAGCAGGTGCGGCTGATCCCCTGTCACGACGTCGGCGCGGTGGGCCCGATGGGCGGCATCACGAGCGCCCACATGGCACTCATGAAGGTGGTCAACACCACCTACGGCAATGTCTCCTACTCCACCCTCAACGAGGGCATCGGAAAGGTGCTGCGCTTCGGCGGCTACGACGCCGAGGTGATCGAGCGGCTGGCCTGGATGCGCGACGTCCTGGGCCCGGCCCTCTCGCGCGCCCTCGCACTGGCCGGGAGCGGGAGTGACGGGAGCGGGAGAGCCGGTTACCCGCTGACCCCGGTGATGGCCCGGGCGCTCACCATGGGCGATGAGATGCACCAGCGCAATATCGCCGCCTCGGCGCTCTTCGCGCGTGACATGGCCCCACTGCTGGTCCGCACCGGACTGCCCGCCGCCACCGTCGCCGAGGTGAGCGACTTCCTGGCCCGCACCGACCAGTTCTTCCTCAATGTGGCGATGGCCGCCGCCAAGGCCTGCGCAGATCCCGCCCGACAGGTGCGGGCCGGATCAGTGGTCACCGCGATGTGCCGCAACGGCCACGAGTTCGGCATCCGCGTCTCGGGCCTGGGCGACCGCTGGTTCACCGCCCCGGTCAACACCCCCTCGGGCCTCTTCTTCACCGGCTACGACCAGTCCCAGGCGGCCCCCGACATGGGCGACTCGGCGATCATGGAGACCTTCGGGCTGGGCGGGATGAGCATCGTCGCCGCGCCCGGCGTCACCCCCTTCCTGGGGGCCGGCGGATTCGCCGAGGCGCTGGCCACCACCGAGGAGATGGCCGAGGTGGTCACCGCCCACAACCCGAACATGCCCATCCCGACCTGGAACTTCCAGGGGGCTCCGACCGGCATCGACATCCGCCTGGTGGTCCAGACCGGCATCACCCCGATCATCAACTCCGGCATCGCCTCGAAGCACCCCGGCGTCGGCCAGATCGGGGCCGGCACCGTGCGTGCGCCGATGGGCTGTTTCACGTCCGCGCTGGAGGCCCTGGCCGAGGTCTACGGGGTCGACGTGTCATGA
- a CDS encoding DUF2877 domain-containing protein, which yields MTTTPDGRTLQVRALQVSALQVSAPVALLAGARSADRREMTGTLCGVHAHSVNLRARDAAGPLLVNLCAESVESVCQARICGPELRRLQGTRIGTPVVLRVSADDVVATRLSPSRAPRPFEVPASWFDSGEGDVYGRPRLERAARALAADRDVDALDELCGLGIGLTPSGDDALVGLIAASMSAGVGARARRRLAGRLRSGWAHGRTTEVSLTTLRLALAGDLAPPVLDLLAALTGPGAGLPAAQRPETGAVDRLARHGHTSGADLMAGVNALAEAVVCHEAAVSDRTVISEEGDVS from the coding sequence ATGACGACGACCCCCGACGGCCGGACGCTGCAGGTCCGGGCACTGCAGGTCTCGGCGCTGCAGGTCTCGGCCCCGGTGGCCCTGCTCGCCGGCGCCCGGTCCGCAGATCGACGCGAGATGACCGGGACGCTCTGCGGCGTCCACGCCCACTCCGTGAACCTGAGGGCCCGCGACGCCGCAGGACCACTGCTGGTGAACCTCTGCGCCGAATCGGTCGAGTCGGTCTGCCAGGCCCGGATCTGCGGGCCGGAGCTGCGTCGTCTGCAGGGGACGCGCATCGGCACCCCGGTGGTGCTGCGGGTCTCGGCCGACGACGTCGTGGCCACCCGGTTGAGCCCCTCGAGAGCCCCGCGCCCCTTCGAGGTGCCGGCGTCCTGGTTCGACTCCGGCGAGGGAGACGTCTACGGCCGGCCCCGCCTGGAGCGGGCCGCACGGGCCCTGGCGGCCGACCGCGACGTCGACGCCCTCGACGAGCTGTGCGGCCTGGGCATCGGGCTCACGCCGTCGGGCGATGACGCCCTGGTCGGTCTGATCGCCGCCTCGATGAGCGCCGGCGTGGGCGCACGGGCCAGACGCCGGCTGGCCGGGCGGCTCCGGTCGGGATGGGCCCACGGCCGTACCACGGAGGTCTCGCTCACCACCCTGCGACTGGCCCTGGCCGGGGATCTCGCGCCCCCCGTGCTGGACCTTCTGGCCGCTCTCACCGGCCCCGGGGCGGGTCTCCCGGCCGCGCAGCGCCCCGAGACCGGGGCCGTCGACCGGCTGGCCCGCCACGGGCACACCTCCGGGGCGGATCTGATGGCCGGGGTCAACGCCCTGGCCGAAGCGGTCGTCTGCCACGAAGCAGCAGTCTCCGACCGAACAGTCATCTCCGAAGAGGGGGACGTGTCATGA
- a CDS encoding carbamate kinase (reversible synthesis of carbamate and ATP from carbamoyl phosphate and ADP), translating into MRVVIGVGGNAIAPRGRPNTVADQRAQIRQVCGTLLDVAATDELVITHGNGPQVGMLALQRDPGGSAPLPLDVLGAETQGMIGYLIETELRNEMTRRSRALTKQQRAQAHREGEVIRSGGARRLVTTVLTLAEVSLDDPAFAHPTKFVGPVYTREQAEALAAEHGWAFADDGGHPRRVVPSPRPRRIIQVDSTKQLLAAGHIVICTGGGGIPIARDHKGYYVGVEAVLDKDTSSALFAAELKADVLVLATDADAVMADWGTPRARPIRSATVAELEAMDLAEGSMGPKVRAGCDFVAKHGGRAVIGRLSELEKLIAGTAGTSITR; encoded by the coding sequence ATGAGAGTCGTCATCGGCGTCGGGGGCAATGCGATCGCCCCACGGGGACGCCCCAACACGGTCGCCGACCAGCGCGCCCAGATCCGTCAGGTGTGCGGCACGCTCCTGGACGTCGCCGCGACCGATGAGCTGGTGATCACCCACGGAAACGGCCCCCAGGTGGGCATGCTCGCCCTCCAGCGCGATCCAGGCGGGAGCGCCCCCCTCCCTCTGGACGTGCTGGGCGCAGAGACCCAGGGAATGATCGGCTACCTCATCGAGACCGAGCTGCGCAACGAGATGACCCGGCGCTCCCGCGCTCTCACCAAGCAGCAGCGGGCGCAGGCGCACCGGGAGGGGGAGGTCATCCGCAGCGGCGGCGCCCGGCGGCTGGTGACCACCGTGCTCACCCTGGCCGAGGTCTCCCTGGACGATCCGGCCTTCGCGCACCCCACCAAGTTTGTCGGGCCGGTGTACACCCGTGAGCAGGCCGAGGCGCTGGCGGCCGAGCACGGCTGGGCCTTCGCCGACGACGGCGGCCACCCGCGCCGGGTGGTGCCCAGCCCCCGGCCCCGCAGGATCATCCAGGTCGACTCCACCAAGCAGCTGCTGGCTGCCGGGCACATCGTCATCTGCACCGGTGGAGGCGGGATCCCGATCGCCCGCGACCACAAGGGCTACTACGTCGGCGTCGAGGCGGTGCTGGACAAGGACACCAGCTCCGCGCTGTTCGCCGCCGAGCTCAAGGCCGATGTGCTCGTGCTGGCCACCGATGCCGACGCCGTGATGGCGGACTGGGGGACGCCGCGCGCCAGGCCGATCCGGTCGGCCACGGTGGCCGAGCTGGAGGCCATGGATCTGGCCGAGGGGTCGATGGGACCGAAAGTGCGGGCCGGCTGCGATTTCGTCGCCAAGCACGGCGGACGCGCCGTGATCGGCCGGCTCTCGGAGCTGGAGAAGCTCATCGCCGGGACCGCGGGGACGTCGATCACCCGCTGA
- a CDS encoding flavodoxin domain-containing protein, with the protein MNVLMIVESCFGNTAEVAGAIAAALRAGGAQVRLVQADAAPAPAGEDLVMIGAPTHNMGLPNPASRSQAEAKGARAPLPGVGEWIDARPRSLDAARVVVFSTVTGGFMSGSASKQMAKRLRRHGVQEAEREDFRVLGTTGPLADGELERAGRWAETMLAAVGAD; encoded by the coding sequence ATGAATGTTCTGATGATCGTGGAATCGTGTTTCGGCAACACCGCCGAGGTGGCCGGGGCCATCGCCGCCGCACTGCGCGCCGGTGGGGCGCAGGTCCGTCTCGTCCAGGCCGACGCGGCGCCCGCCCCCGCGGGGGAGGATCTGGTGATGATCGGCGCCCCCACCCACAACATGGGCCTGCCGAATCCCGCCAGCCGCTCGCAGGCCGAGGCCAAGGGCGCCCGGGCGCCGCTCCCGGGGGTCGGGGAGTGGATCGATGCCCGGCCGAGGAGTCTGGATGCGGCGCGCGTCGTCGTCTTCTCGACGGTGACCGGAGGGTTCATGTCCGGGTCGGCGTCCAAGCAGATGGCCAAGAGACTGCGGCGCCACGGCGTCCAGGAGGCCGAGCGCGAGGACTTCAGGGTGCTCGGCACGACCGGCCCGCTGGCCGACGGGGAGCTGGAGCGGGCCGGCAGATGGGCCGAGACGATGCTCGCCGCGGTGGGAGCGGACTGA
- a CDS encoding TetR/AcrR family transcriptional regulator has product MADKRTGAKEPAHDPLRKPIHKPIHTGTGRRGRLSDAQTERRMLDAGARFVAENGLSLSLEHLSMEDLIRDAGVSRTSSYRRWPTKDQFAASLLLEIARATELSSDIDALVAALTDDIAAIDVTTPEGRRTALVEALRVLMQTDLVTMLGSPRWRTYMVLRAGHIGLPDAELRTRVAEALTATEQRFTATRARAFETLCGIIGYRLDEPDATTWEQLSLSVGAMATGMLIRGYSDPTPIVALTPRRVLGSQVVSPWSAAALGAVGVFMDAVQPDPGIRWDAGRLSGLHDQLADLPAIARRILTAD; this is encoded by the coding sequence ATGGCAGACAAGAGGACGGGCGCGAAGGAGCCCGCGCATGACCCACTGCGCAAGCCGATCCACAAGCCGATCCACACCGGCACCGGCAGACGCGGGCGGCTCTCCGACGCGCAGACCGAGCGGAGGATGCTCGACGCCGGCGCCCGCTTCGTCGCCGAGAACGGCCTGTCACTGAGCCTGGAGCACCTGTCGATGGAGGATCTCATCCGCGACGCCGGAGTCTCCCGGACCTCCTCCTACCGGCGCTGGCCCACCAAGGACCAGTTCGCCGCGAGCCTCCTGCTGGAGATCGCCCGGGCCACCGAGCTGTCCAGCGACATCGACGCCCTCGTCGCCGCCCTGACCGACGACATCGCCGCGATCGACGTCACCACGCCCGAGGGGCGCCGCACCGCCCTGGTCGAGGCGCTGCGGGTGCTCATGCAGACCGATCTGGTCACAATGCTCGGCTCCCCCCGGTGGCGCACCTACATGGTGCTTCGGGCCGGCCACATCGGGCTCCCTGACGCCGAGCTGCGCACCCGGGTGGCCGAGGCCCTGACCGCCACCGAGCAGCGTTTCACCGCGACCCGTGCCCGGGCCTTCGAAACCCTCTGCGGGATCATCGGCTACCGGCTCGACGAGCCGGACGCCACGACCTGGGAGCAGCTGTCGCTGAGCGTCGGGGCGATGGCCACCGGCATGCTCATCCGCGGCTACTCCGACCCGACCCCCATCGTCGCACTGACTCCGCGACGCGTCCTGGGTTCACAGGTCGTCTCGCCGTGGAGCGCGGCGGCCCTGGGTGCGGTCGGCGTCTTCATGGACGCCGTGCAGCCCGATCCGGGCATCCGCTGGGACGCCGGCCGTCTGTCCGGCCTGCACGATCAGCTCGCAGACCTCCCCGCCATCGCCCGGAGGATCCTCACCGCGGACTGA
- a CDS encoding HAD family hydrolase — MSEELGALAGRVFEAVLFDSDGTLIDSTPVVERAWARWTEEFGVDDTDIHHGVPVIEIVSRLIEPARRSRALARIRELELGDVDGVVPLPGAVDALTALDAATSAIATSCDRDLMEVRLAASRIPAPPVVVTRSDVEHGKPHPDPWLLAASGLGVDPARCLVVEDSQAGLDAARAAGCATLALRTTCTGELDADAVVEDLSRVRFAKGPEGVRITPR; from the coding sequence ATGAGCGAGGAACTGGGAGCACTGGCCGGGCGCGTCTTCGAGGCGGTGCTGTTCGATTCCGACGGGACCCTCATCGACTCCACGCCGGTGGTGGAGCGGGCCTGGGCGCGGTGGACCGAGGAGTTCGGCGTCGATGACACCGACATCCACCACGGGGTGCCGGTGATCGAGATCGTCAGCCGGCTCATCGAGCCCGCCCGGCGCTCCCGGGCGCTGGCCAGGATCCGCGAACTGGAGCTGGGCGACGTCGACGGCGTGGTGCCGCTGCCCGGCGCGGTGGACGCGCTCACCGCCCTGGATGCCGCCACCTCGGCCATCGCCACATCCTGCGACCGCGACCTCATGGAGGTCCGCCTGGCCGCCTCCCGCATCCCGGCTCCTCCGGTGGTGGTGACCCGCAGCGACGTCGAGCACGGCAAACCGCACCCGGATCCCTGGCTGCTCGCCGCCTCGGGACTGGGCGTCGACCCGGCCCGCTGCCTGGTGGTGGAGGACTCCCAGGCCGGCCTGGACGCCGCACGCGCCGCGGGCTGCGCGACCCTGGCGCTGCGCACCACCTGCACGGGCGAACTCGATGCCGACGCCGTGGTCGAGGATCTGTCGCGCGTCCGGTTCGCGAAGGGGCCCGAAGGGGTGCGCATCACCCCGCGCTGA
- a CDS encoding TetR/AcrR family transcriptional regulator, whose protein sequence is MTRAHPMPPGQRRASIVEAAHALLVRRGITFTTREVAEAAGIAEGTVFRHFDTKDDLIGAVVDDVFDPGPLCREIDATPGDLDLPQAVQHALSLMQGHFESISAVMTSLHPRHRPPVPHRPHHGPPDDPHHGILAWHAAVTGSLTGLLNRYTDRLRLPVDQACILLMSVVLVDRGLAPIAGHRFSATELTDILLNGIAVAPEAPPGPDPYPSQTPSSSVLSQESPCS, encoded by the coding sequence GTGACACGAGCCCACCCCATGCCCCCGGGGCAGCGCCGCGCCTCCATCGTGGAGGCGGCCCACGCGCTGCTCGTCAGGCGCGGCATCACCTTCACCACCCGGGAGGTGGCCGAGGCGGCCGGCATCGCCGAGGGCACCGTCTTCCGCCACTTCGACACGAAGGACGACCTCATCGGGGCCGTCGTCGACGACGTCTTCGACCCCGGGCCGCTGTGCCGGGAGATCGACGCCACACCGGGGGATCTCGACCTCCCGCAGGCCGTCCAGCACGCCCTGAGCCTCATGCAGGGCCATTTCGAATCGATCAGCGCGGTGATGACATCCCTCCACCCGCGTCACCGGCCACCGGTACCCCACCGACCCCACCACGGCCCTCCCGACGATCCCCATCACGGGATCCTCGCCTGGCACGCCGCAGTGACCGGTTCGCTGACCGGCCTCCTGAACCGCTACACTGACCGGCTGCGCCTCCCCGTCGACCAGGCGTGCATCCTTCTCATGTCGGTGGTGCTGGTCGATCGCGGCCTGGCACCGATCGCAGGCCATCGTTTCTCCGCCACCGAGCTCACAGACATCCTCCTCAACGGCATCGCCGTCGCACCGGAAGCGCCCCCCGGGCCCGATCCGTACCCCTCGCAGACCCCTTCCTCATCAGTCCTTTCCCAGGAGTCCCCTTGCTCGTGA